One window of Cryptobacterium curtum DSM 15641 genomic DNA carries:
- a CDS encoding TIGR03960 family B12-binding radical SAM protein has translation MRDLWPRLSELLPRAQRPVRYINHEFGALHRSPDADPADTSFVIVYPDTYELGQANQAIHILVNRVNATPGMFGERAFLPAAEFADEMRSAHLELFSLESCAPLRDFDVVGITLPHELAATNVLETLDLAGLPLRAADRAEDDPIVFAGGPCTFNPEPYAPFFDAICIGEGEEAVPEMVAAIGAARRAGASRQRILEILADIDGVYIPAFYELLDDEQAARQGARVRPINAHARPVIERRVFEGFASSPAWEPCIVPFADLVHDRLNVEILRGCTRGCRFCQAGMMYRPVRERSADNIVSSTLEGLAATGYDEVSLTSLSTTDHSQIREILTRLNSALSGTGIRVSIPSQRLDAFGVDMAQMVAGEKRGGLTFAPEAGTQRLRDVINKNVTEDDVISSLTAAFKAGWRRCKLYFMLGLPTETDDDVKGIADLVQHAFEAVRAEVPPAERGRIRLSVSCALFVPKAQTPFQWDGQIAPEEALRRVRLLRDSAKYKAIDVHWHDPATSFVEAVMSRGGRECADLIEGAYRRGARFDAWTEHFKPEAWHEAAAEFGLDVDDIAQRSFTLDEILPWQHISSGASLSYLRREYKRALEAQTTPDCSFVGCTGCSLCQSYSIDMDIQGVRCD, from the coding sequence GTGAGAGATCTCTGGCCCCGTCTGTCGGAGCTTCTGCCACGTGCGCAGCGTCCGGTACGCTATATCAATCATGAGTTTGGTGCACTCCATCGCTCGCCCGATGCTGACCCGGCTGATACGTCGTTTGTTATCGTCTATCCCGATACGTATGAATTGGGGCAGGCTAACCAGGCTATTCATATCTTGGTGAACCGGGTAAATGCGACACCAGGTATGTTTGGGGAGCGTGCCTTTTTACCTGCTGCCGAATTTGCTGACGAAATGCGCTCGGCACATCTTGAATTGTTTTCACTGGAAAGCTGTGCGCCGCTGCGCGATTTTGATGTAGTGGGCATCACGTTACCTCATGAGCTCGCAGCTACCAACGTACTTGAGACACTCGATCTTGCGGGATTGCCCTTGCGTGCTGCAGATCGTGCTGAGGATGATCCCATTGTGTTTGCTGGTGGCCCCTGCACGTTTAATCCTGAACCATACGCTCCCTTTTTTGATGCTATTTGCATTGGGGAGGGGGAGGAAGCGGTACCTGAAATGGTGGCCGCTATTGGTGCTGCGCGGCGTGCTGGTGCAAGCCGTCAGCGCATTCTTGAAATACTTGCCGATATCGATGGCGTGTACATTCCTGCGTTTTATGAACTCTTAGATGATGAGCAGGCAGCCCGCCAAGGAGCTCGTGTTCGACCGATCAACGCTCATGCCCGCCCCGTGATAGAGCGCCGCGTTTTTGAAGGATTTGCTTCTTCACCTGCTTGGGAACCCTGCATTGTCCCCTTTGCCGACTTGGTACACGATCGTCTTAATGTCGAAATTTTGCGTGGTTGCACACGAGGTTGCCGCTTTTGCCAGGCCGGTATGATGTATCGGCCTGTTCGCGAACGTTCAGCTGACAATATTGTGTCTTCAACGCTTGAAGGATTGGCAGCCACGGGGTATGACGAAGTAAGTCTTACCTCGCTTTCAACGACGGATCATTCCCAGATACGCGAGATACTAACCCGCCTGAATAGCGCCCTGTCCGGTACTGGTATTCGGGTGTCCATTCCCAGTCAGCGGCTTGATGCCTTTGGGGTTGATATGGCGCAAATGGTAGCGGGTGAAAAACGCGGTGGGCTCACGTTTGCTCCTGAAGCGGGCACTCAACGCTTGCGTGATGTGATCAATAAAAACGTTACTGAAGACGACGTCATTTCGTCGCTGACGGCCGCTTTTAAGGCTGGCTGGCGCCGATGCAAGTTATATTTTATGCTTGGGCTTCCCACCGAAACTGATGACGATGTTAAAGGTATCGCCGACTTAGTACAGCATGCCTTTGAAGCGGTGCGTGCTGAAGTGCCGCCGGCTGAACGGGGGCGTATTCGCTTGAGTGTTTCCTGTGCGCTGTTTGTTCCCAAAGCTCAGACCCCCTTTCAATGGGATGGACAGATTGCACCCGAGGAAGCTCTTCGTCGCGTAAGGCTGTTGCGCGATTCGGCGAAATACAAGGCTATTGATGTGCATTGGCACGATCCGGCGACAAGTTTTGTTGAAGCGGTTATGAGCCGTGGCGGTCGTGAGTGTGCAGACCTTATCGAGGGTGCGTATCGGCGGGGCGCGCGCTTTGATGCGTGGACCGAACATTTCAAGCCTGAAGCATGGCATGAAGCTGCTGCTGAATTTGGGCTTGATGTTGACGATATCGCCCAGCGCTCGTTTACGCTTGATGAAATACTTCCGTGGCAGCATATATCAAGTGGCGCAAGTCTGTCGTATCTGCGTCGTGAATATAAGCGTGCTCTTGAGGCTCAAACAACACCTGATTGTTCATTTGTCGGATGTACCGGCTGCTCGCTCTGTCAGAGTTACAGTATCGACATGGATATCCAGGGGGTGCGGTGTGACTGA
- a CDS encoding TIGR03936 family radical SAM-associated protein, with product MTDSSHTPNASIDSRTTQESTNESVNMGVDTGANTNTCTNAESQLFRLRVRFAQTGRCAMLSHLETARYLERVVRRAALPYAITQGFSPHMRISFGSALPVGVGGTCEIFDVILSQRVDEDIALAKMQQASVPDMAILSCSYIGLREPAASVAYPLSTYRVCASAPIESVAIPDSITVTRKRRERILDPADFLVGSLTISGNTLEFTLESHESGSLRVDMFTNTLAQQASWRPLQIMRIGLAARSQKCEQVDDGFTAQPEGDNGDGR from the coding sequence GTGACTGATTCGTCCCACACTCCGAATGCATCTATCGACTCTCGCACGACACAGGAGAGTACGAATGAGAGTGTGAATATGGGTGTAGATACAGGGGCAAACACGAATACGTGCACAAATGCCGAGAGCCAGCTATTTCGTTTGCGTGTACGCTTTGCCCAAACTGGTCGCTGTGCGATGCTGTCTCATCTTGAGACCGCGCGCTATTTAGAGCGTGTGGTGCGCCGCGCCGCCTTGCCATATGCCATTACCCAGGGATTTTCGCCCCACATGCGGATCTCGTTTGGGTCGGCACTTCCAGTTGGGGTAGGGGGAACTTGCGAGATATTCGATGTGATACTTTCCCAGCGGGTTGATGAGGATATTGCTCTTGCGAAGATGCAGCAAGCGAGCGTGCCCGACATGGCCATCTTATCGTGTTCGTATATTGGCCTGCGTGAACCTGCTGCAAGTGTTGCGTATCCACTGAGCACCTATCGTGTCTGCGCTTCAGCGCCCATTGAGTCTGTTGCTATTCCAGACTCTATTACCGTTACGCGCAAGCGGCGAGAACGCATTTTGGACCCGGCTGACTTTCTTGTCGGTAGTCTGACTATCAGCGGTAATACATTGGAATTCACGTTGGAATCTCACGAAAGTGGCAGTTTGCGGGTCGATATGTTTACCAATACCCTTGCGCAACAGGCATCATGGAGACCATTGCAAATTATGCGTATCGGTCTTGCTGCTCGCTCGCAGAAATGCGAACAAGTAGATGATGGCTTTACCGCTCAACCGGAAGGGGACAATGGCGATGGTCGATAA
- the murB gene encoding UDP-N-acetylmuramate dehydrogenase, whose translation MVDNSLISALCEGLGERAVLLNEPMSKHTTFRIGGPADVLVMPQTEEQAAFVVRSCRAASVPLRVIGRGSDLLVADTGLSGVVMKIAGNLADVRVNGSRIEAQAGASNARIAEAAAQAALTGYEFAAGIPGTVGGAAIMNAGAYGGEFRDVACRLVCLNAAGEVVSLRAYEAQWGYRCSAMDTTNTIVLRVILQLMPGNTQDIRDRMADLSRRRREKQPLEMPSAGSTFKRPVGYFAGKLIEDAGLRGFSIGGAQVSQKHTGFVVNADGATASDVRTLIREVQRRVRENSGVDLHPEVRCWGFKDE comes from the coding sequence ATGGTCGATAACAGTCTGATATCCGCACTGTGTGAGGGCTTAGGTGAGCGTGCGGTACTTCTCAACGAACCAATGAGCAAACATACGACGTTTCGTATTGGGGGGCCTGCTGATGTTCTTGTTATGCCACAAACTGAAGAACAAGCAGCTTTTGTTGTCCGCAGCTGTCGGGCAGCGTCGGTGCCACTGCGTGTTATAGGGCGCGGGAGTGACCTGTTGGTAGCAGATACGGGTCTTTCAGGTGTTGTTATGAAAATCGCGGGAAATCTCGCGGATGTTCGAGTCAACGGGTCGCGCATTGAAGCCCAGGCAGGTGCTTCGAACGCACGCATTGCTGAAGCGGCAGCGCAGGCTGCTCTTACCGGGTATGAGTTTGCTGCTGGTATCCCGGGCACCGTGGGAGGCGCAGCTATTATGAATGCGGGCGCTTACGGCGGAGAGTTTCGCGACGTCGCCTGCCGCCTTGTGTGTCTGAATGCCGCTGGTGAGGTGGTCTCTCTGCGCGCCTATGAAGCACAGTGGGGCTATCGGTGCAGCGCAATGGATACGACGAACACCATTGTTCTACGGGTGATCCTTCAGCTGATGCCTGGCAATACGCAAGATATTCGCGATCGTATGGCGGATCTTTCGCGTCGTCGTCGTGAAAAACAACCGCTTGAAATGCCCAGCGCGGGAAGCACATTCAAGCGCCCGGTGGGTTATTTTGCCGGTAAGCTCATAGAGGATGCGGGTTTGCGCGGGTTTTCAATTGGTGGCGCTCAGGTATCGCAAAAGCATACGGGTTTTGTTGTTAATGCCGATGGGGCAACGGCATCTGATGTGCGTACGCTTATTCGCGAAGTGCAGCGCCGCGTTCGCGAGAATTCGGGTGTTGATCTTCATCCTGAAGTGCGCTGTTGGGGTTTCAAAGACGAATAA